A genomic window from Salvia miltiorrhiza cultivar Shanhuang (shh) chromosome 5, IMPLAD_Smil_shh, whole genome shotgun sequence includes:
- the LOC130986099 gene encoding uncharacterized protein LOC130986099 isoform X2, whose product MKKKIVINVPMHCDKAKSKAMKIAVAVQDIISVAEAKPQPPKPPTPTPTPCQPPPYCHPLYLECEYDPPPPNCSIM is encoded by the exons ATGAAG AAAAAGATTGTGATAAATGTGCCCATGCACTGTGACAAGGCTAAGTCAAAGGCCATGAAGATTGCTGTGGCTGTACAag ATATCATAAGCGTAGCAGAAGCCAAACCACAACCTCCCAAACCGCCGACGCCAACGCCAACGCCGTGCCAGCCTCCGCCATACTGCCACCCACTTTATTTAGAATGCGAATACGATCCCCCTCCTCCCAATTGCTCCATAATGTga
- the LOC130986099 gene encoding heavy metal-associated isoprenylated plant protein 16-like isoform X1 yields the protein MKKKIVINVPMHCDKAKSKAMKIAVAVQGVASVSIGANDKLEVVGEEVDSVCLVNCLRKKFCFADIISVAEAKPQPPKPPTPTPTPCQPPPYCHPLYLECEYDPPPPNCSIM from the exons ATGAAG AAAAAGATTGTGATAAATGTGCCCATGCACTGTGACAAGGCTAAGTCAAAGGCCATGAAGATTGCTGTGGCTGTACAag GAGTGGCGTCAGTGAGTATCGGAGCAAATGATAAGCTTGAGGTGGTAGGAGAAGAGGTGGATTCAGTGTGTTTGGTCAACTGTCTGAGGAAAAAATTTTGTTTTGCAGATATCATAAGCGTAGCAGAAGCCAAACCACAACCTCCCAAACCGCCGACGCCAACGCCAACGCCGTGCCAGCCTCCGCCATACTGCCACCCACTTTATTTAGAATGCGAATACGATCCCCCTCCTCCCAATTGCTCCATAATGTga